GGGGCCCCTGAGGAGGCCCGGGTGGTTGGGGGCCCtggtcactgtaacctctaatGCTTTTCTTTTCAAAGGAACAATTTTCTAGGCAGGAGAGAGATGTGTGAGTCAGGAAAAGGGGGGTGAGCCTATGTCTCTTTTCCTGTCAGTGGAAGGGCCAGACCTCCCCTGGTGGGGCTGTTTGTGGGGTGTGAGTGTGCCTGTGGCTTCCCTGCTAACTTCCAAGAAATGGGGCTGGCTCTCTGTCCAGAGGCGGTGGCGGTCAGGAGCCCAGACAATGCCCGCAGCTTTCCTGTTGTCCAAAGCCCAGAGTGGGCGGCGACCTCAGGTCGGAGGAAGTGGACTTCCAGGATGGCTCCTGGGCCTCCGAGGGTGCGCAGGAGGCCAGGGTCCCGTCCACAGCATGCTGGACAATCTACCTGGCTCCCGCTGGGGTTGAGGGAAGGGCCTGAGTCAGCACTGTCTGCCACGCCTTCTCTGAGCTCCACGCCCACCTGGGTTGGGGCATTGACTGCACAGTTAATGACCCTGGGCCAGGCCAGTACCTCTCAGCTCCTTCCTAACCTCTGAGGTTGGTGTCCTTACCCTCCCTGGCTCCTCTACCCGCTGCAAGCTCATTCCGTCCCTGGACAGAGCAGGTGGCATAGGGGGCTGTGAGGCCGGGGGTGATTGTGGCTAAGTGACCTAGGCCAGCCTGCCAGGTTGGGGGAGTCTGTCTCCTAAGACAACGGCCTTTCCTTACTGCCTGGGGCCAGATGCCCTCTTCCTGTTCCAGCCCAGGCCTGTGGTTTAGGGCTCTGTGGAACCCCAGCATCTGCCTGGATACCAGCACCGTCACCTCTCACACCCGTCCCCTCACGTGATGATGGTCAGAGAACTGGGAACTCCCATTGCCCAAGCAGGCACGAGGGCATGAATGAGCAGAGGGGAAGGAAGTGGCTGGGATGTGGCCGTCGGGGGTGCCCCACACCTGCCCAGACCTGGGCTGCCAACGCACCAGGGCTGGGCCTAGAGGAGCTGCCCATTCCTGCTGGGTCAGCCAGGGCCCCCCAGGCTGGGTAGAGGAGGGGTGAGTGTGAGGACGCCCATGGGCCTCTGGCCCTGGGGAGGTAGGGGGACCTTCTCTCGGGTCATAGGTGCCTGAACGCAGTCAACCATGTCAGAGCCCGGGGAGCCCTGCCTCGCCACTCACCCGAGGCAGCATGACCTTGGACCAGCtgttcctctctcagcctccattTAACCCATCTGCGCAATGGCTGAATAACAGTCCCGTGTGTGGAGGGGGATGGCTTGAGGGTGGGTCTGTCCTGGGCAGGAGCAGAAGCCAGTTACTAGGGGATTGGAAGCCTGGTAGACTCATCATGATCACGTCCCAGGTCTTGGCTAGCGGAATTGGACAAGTGGAGTGCCAGGACAGCGGCCCTCGAGCTGTGATCTCATTCCACCCCAGGCTGTAGGTCTGTGCAGCCGCCAGTCCGTGCCCTATCTGGGAAACAGGTTGCACAGGTGCATCCCCCGCATGGTGGCCAGGCAGGCCCTTGACGTCCCCACGCCCGGCTGCTGGGCGTTGTCTTCACAGAGCTCCACGCAGGAGATCGATGAGGAGCTGATCAACGGAGTCATCTACTCCATCTCCCTGCGCAAGGTGCAGCTGCACCACGGAGCCAACAAGGGCCAGCGCTGGCTCGGGGTGAGTGCGCTCTAGGTCTCCACGAGGAGACGCAGCTGGGGATCCCTCCCAGGGCTTTTTCACTTGAGGGCCCCACAGTTCTGATCCCAAAGGAAACGGCCCTCACTCCCTTCCCGACTCCCCACTGTCCAGCCCAGGCTTAATCAGGTTTTCTGCAGCAAGTTTTCATGTTTGACCTCCCTTCCCTGGGTGTGCAGCCATCCGCCTCACCATCCTCCATGCCTTCTCCCAGATGTGCACACCATCTGGAGTAGTGGGGCTGTCTTCACCCAAGAACAAAAGGGCTTCAGGCCGTTAGGTCTCTGCAAGTTGCCATCTCCCAGAACACATCCCTGGGGGTCCTCCAGGTTGAGAGCCGGGGCCTGACtcagctgcataatattccagaAGGGAGGCTGGAGCCACTGCCCCAGTTCAGCTCCTCATGGCTGTGGGGCCACTGTGAGTCCTCTGAGGACACTTCAACAGTGCTGcaggagccaggcgcggtggctcgtgcctgtaatcccagcattttgggaggccaaggcaggagggtcgcctaaggtcaggagtttgagaccagcttggcccacatggtgaaaccccatctctactaaaaatacaaaaattagccaagcatggtggtgtgtgcctgtaatcccaactacttgggaggctgagacatgagaattgcttgagcccaggaggctgaggttgcagtgagccgagatcacaccactgcactctagcctgggtgattgtctcaaacaaaacaaaagtgccACAGGGAAGATGCTGTGCATCCTAATGGGCCAGTCCCTCCCAGCCGCTGGATAAGCCTCTGTTTCCTCGTCTCTAGAATGGGGATATATTGTTAGAACTCTCAGATGATGCTCTTCCCACAGGGCAGCTACCATTATTCAGCTAACAACTGACCTCAAGGTGTTAGTATTTAAATCATCCCCGCACCTcaaattctactttaaaaaatttttcactcttttagagacagggtctcactctgtcacccgggctgccatgcagtggtatgatcatagctcacagcagccttgacctcctgggctcaagcgatcttcccacctcagttccccaggtagttgggaccacaggcgtgcgccaccacacctggctaattttgtattttttgtagagctagaggatttcactttgttgcccaggctggtctcgaactcctggcttcaagtgatgctcccaccttggcctcccaaagtgccggaattaccggtgtgagccaccacacctggcctgaaattcTCCTTTTAAAGCTGATAACCTTGTTCTGCCAGAGACACCCAGTCCTGCCTCTTGCCACAAGCTGCTGAGGGCTCGGGGTTCCATCTGAGCTCCAGGAGATTCGTGTGCTGCCACTGACTGTCCCTCCTCTGTCCCACCCCAGTATGAGAATGAGTCGGCCCTGAACCTTTATGAGACTTGCAAGGTGCGGACCGTGAAGGCTGGCACGCTGGAGAAGCTGGTGGAGCACCTGGTGCCCGCCTTCCAGGGCAGCGACCTCTCCTACGTCACCATCTTCCTGTGTACCTACAGAGCCTTCACCACCACCCAACAAGTCCTGGACCTGCTGTTCAAAAGGTGAGCATGAGCCCTCCACTGCACAGGGGCCCTCGCCCCCGCCCCACCCGGCTGTGGGTCTTGGCAATGCTgattgacctctctgagcctcgctTTGCTcatacaaaagaaaaactgagtGCTAAGAGGACCTCATGGGGTTGTCATCAGGCCTGGGCGGGACGAGACATGGAAAGTGCTCCCCCAATGCCTTGCCCTATAAGGAATGGGCTGTGGTGCTCATTTTTATGCTTTTCCTGTCCCCATGGGGAAGCTCTCTGCCCCAAGCCTCTCTTGTATGTGGCCTTGGGCGAAGCAGTTTTCCCACTTGTCAAGGACATTCCGGATTCTATCTGGGGGCTGTTGGAGGGGCCCAAGGGGCGCTCAGATAGCTGGGAAGGAGCTGGTTGGGGCTCATTGATTGAACACATGTATATGAAGCACATACTGTGTGCTGGCCCTTTTCTAGGCATTTAGTATAATTtgatgaaaaaaagcaaaaaaaaaaatccctgccatCCCGGGCCTCCGTTCTAGTCGGAGAGTCAGACAGTAACACTAGACATCGTAAGCAGGTACGGTAGATGTGACGCCCTCACGGCCTCCTCTAGATACGGCTGCGTCCTCCCCTATTCCGACGAGGATGGCGGACCCCAGGACCAACTTAAAAAGTGAGTGAGCTTTGAGCCAAGAGGAAGGGACCCTGTCTCCACCGAACAGTGGGAGAGTacatggggctggggctggggctggctggGCAGAACCCTGGCTCCCACACCTCTTGTGGTTCCTGCCAGAGGGCTGGGGTCTGGGGGCTTTGCCTGCAGGAAGAAAGATCCGAGAGCTGTGGAGGGGTCCTGGGGTGGCTGGGGCTCAGAGCAGCAACCCATCCCACCACAGCCTCATCCGAGCTGGGCTTGAATCAGTGTGCCCTGATCTAGGGGCCCAGGGCAGGAGGTGGGGTGAGCCTCTGCTCTCACATTGCTTTGGGCCTCAATAGTGAGTGCTCAGCGGGCAGGCTGCACCCCACCCTCTGGGAGAACGGGCTTAGTGGGAAGACGAGACCCACGCACAGCTCTCAGAGAGTAAGGCAGCTCGCCAGCACTCAGCTACAAGTTGAGGAGCCGCCAGGGACCTGCAGATGCCGGGCAGGAGGACAGGTCCCTCGTGGAGTTTACGTGCCAGCGAGGAGGGGGTGCTGGGAGACATGCAGAGGCATGGGCGGGGCTTccctggaggaggggagaggtggtCACCACCGACCAGGGGCCTCCTTGGTTCTTTTGCCTGGACAGCCAAGGGGGCTTGGGCTGGGGCGGGTGGCCTTCAGATGGACAGGGGCCGGCGCAGGAGCCCAGCCTGGCTCAGGGGAACCCTGGGAGAGCCATGGGGAAGGGGATCCCAGGCCTCTGACTCTGCTGCCACCCACCTGTCCCCAGTGCCATCTCCTCCATCCTGGGCACCTGGCTGGACCAGTACTCGGAGGATTTCTGTCAACCTCCGGACTTTCCCTGCCTCAAGCAGCTGGTGGCCTACGTGCAGCTCAACATGCCAGGCTCAGACCTGGAGCGCCGTGCCCACCTTCTCCTGGCCCAGCTGGAGCACTCGGAACCCATCGAGGCAGAGCCTGAGGGTGAGGAGGACTGGGGTGGGTGCCAGAGGGTGAAGGAGGAGGGGTCGGTGCTGGGCCACACAAAGGGGAGGCTCCAGGGTCTGGTGCTGGGCCAGGGGCTCGGATGAGCCTCAGACCACACAggcagggaccacaggcaggaGGGCGGCCTGGTACACGTTTTATGGGTTCAGGGGGAGAGGCTTCTCTGGAAGCCGGGGCTGTTCTGTGTCTTTGGAAAGGCACAGGAAAGGCTGGCATGTTGAACTTTTCTCCTCTTGCAGCTCTATCACCAGTGCCAGCTCTAAAACCAACTCCAGAACTAGAGCTAGCTCTAACACCAGCTCGAGCACCTAGCCCAGTGCCAGCTGCAGCCTCAGAGCCAGAGCCAGCTCCAACACCAGCTCCAGGTTCAGAGCTAGAAGTAGCTCCAGCACCAGCTCCAGAGCTCCAGCAAGCTCCAGTGCCAGCTCCAGACCAGGATCCACCTCCAGACCAGGATCCAGCTCCCTCACAAACTCTAGAGCTGGAGCCAGCTCCAGCGCCAGTTCCATCATTAGAGCCTTCCTGGCCTTCACCCGTGGTTGCAGAGAACGGGCTGAGTGAGGAGAAGCCTCACCTCTTGATGTTCCCTCCCGACCTGGTGGCAGAGCAGTTTACCCTGATGGATGCGGTGAGCAGCTCAGCTTGGCAGGGCAGGGGTGGGCCTGCCTTCTGGCATCTGCTGCCCCAGACCTACCATTTCCTGGTCCAGAGCTGATGTTCtggtcaaatcccagctctgctgctacACACCAAGTAACCAGGGCAAGTCTCTTAACCCCAAGTCCTCAGTTTGCCTCTGGacagtagagatgaggtcaccCCTGTCCTCCAGAGTGACTATGCAGATTCCAGACGGAACAGACAGGAAGCTCAGCAGGCCTGGCCTGTGGGAGTGGAGGGTGCTCACCAAGGTGCACCCATGGGTCACCCCCATCTATTTAGGAGGCTCACCAGCCTCAGCACTCGTTAGGCACTTGGTGTGTCCTGGAGCCCATAGCAGACACTGGACAAAGCCCCTAGTTGTAGCGCCCACAGCAGATGTGCATCTGGATGGGGAGCAGAGTGAGGCagggggatggggggtggggcGCCAGGGGGTGGGCAGGTGGTGCCGTTTGGTCcatgcaggcgtgagccacctgtgGGCGCCGGGGCTTGGTGAAGCTGCGAAAGGCAGTGCTCCTCTTGTTCCCACCAGCAGTTTGTCCTGGGTCACTTGTGTGCTGGGCACCCCGCATGGACATGGGATAAAACCTCCACAAGGCTCAAGCTgcatcctcagcttcccaagcaccAGCCCAGACTGCTGGCACAGGACCAGGTGACACTTagcctcctcctccccaggaACTGTTCAAGAAGGTGGTGCCCTACCACTGCCTGGGCTCCATCTGGTCCCAACGGGACAAGAAGGGCAAGGAGCACCTGGCGCCCACCATCCGCGCCACCGTCACCCAGTTCAACAATGTGGCCAACTGCGTCATCACCACCTGCCTCGGGGACCGAAGCACAAAAGCCCCAGACAGGGCCAGGGTGGTGGAGCACTGGATCGAGGTGGCCAGGGTATGCCACAGGAGGGGCCTGGGCCCCCACTTTGCCTTCATCTGTTCTCACATTGTGGTCTCCAGTCCAGGGCCCTGTACAGGCCCCAGTCCACTCTTCCCAGGGGCATGCTGGCCTTGACTCTCCCAGCCCACTGCCTGGACGCTCACGTCTTCCTTACGCGCTTTCCTTGGGTTGAGCTAAAATCCTCCTGTCACTCCCTGGTCGCAGGCGTGCCCTCTGGGGACTCCCTGGGTCTCTGTCTCATTGTGGGGGGAGGCTCAGCCAAGGGGGACAGGCCAGGCAAGCAGGGAGCTCCAGCCCCACCTCATGCCTCCTGTTCTTCCCGCCCCAGGAGTGCCGGATCCTCAAGAACTTCTCGTCACTGTATGCCATCCTCTCTGCCCTGCAAAGCAACTCCATCCACCGTCTGAAGAAGACGTGGGAAGATGTTTCCAGGTGGGCATGCCTCTGTAGAGCTCCTGGCGCACCAGGGACCTCCCACAGGGCTGGCATCGCCCCCTTAGTGAGCCCATGGGAGGCCACAaaccctgagggcagggaccctCCACTGACCTGAGTTGGCAGCTCTGCCTCAGAGCTCAGCTTCCTAGGCCGTCAGATGGTGGGTTGAGCCACATCAGAGATTTTCAGGTATTTGTGTTGTAGCCACAGAACCCTTATCCAATTGGAAATCAAAACCTTTATGCCAGGCATaatggctaacgcctgtaatcccagctacttgggaggctgaggcaggagaatctcttggacccaggaggtggaggttgcaatgagtcgagatcgggccactgcactgcagcctgggtgactgaaactgtctccaaaaaaagaaaaaaaaccctttggAAATAGCTGCTCAGTGGAAGCGGGAACAGGGGTCGTGTTGCACCAACATGAAGGCCCCCTCCCCAGACCTGCAGAGCGTTAGTGCTCTGGGGAACCCTGTGTGCTGCGTTCAGGCAGTCTGGGGGTCTTTCAGctctaaaataaaatggatttgcACTCACACCCCTCCCCGCCATTCGcagctttctccttccttctttgcccTTCTGACAGGGACAGTTTCCGGATCTTTCAGAAGCTGTCGGCGATCTTCTCAGATGAGAACAACTACTCATTGAGCCGGGAGCTGCTCATCAAGGTGGagtggcggggggcgggggcgggggcgggggctggggctggggctggggctggggctggggcggtGGCATTCGCTTCTTGCTGGAAAAGTTCCTTTCCCGTGTGCATGAAGGGGGAAGAGGGATCTGTTTGGCCCCTGGGCGTTTGAGGGATAGGGCGCCAGTTAATTGGACACAGTAAGGATGGCAGTGGAGGTTCCAGGAGGAGTAGATGGGCGTCAGGACCAGCAGGTCTCGGCTTCCTCGCTGGTCCCTCCTGCTAGGTGGGAAGGGGATGCGGCTCCTGCCCCCACACGGGCCCAGTCTGTCCCCAGGAGGCCAGGCTCCTGACGCTACCTCTGTCTGCTCTACACACCCAAGGAGAGGGCAGCCTGCCTACCCCAGGGACAGGAGCTGCAGGGGATGCCAGGGGCCAGGTGGccagacctgggaggcagatttgGAGACCCCGTGTGGCTTCCCTACCCTGCCCCGAGAAGAGACACTGACCAGAGAACCCTGTAGAATTCTTCCCATGGCACCCCATTAGCTGTGGCGGATACCCCAGATGACTGAGAACTTTCAGTGACTAATGGAGTCACAAGGCCTCAGAGGGAGTAAAGTGTCACTGCCTGGTGCCCGTGCCGTACCCGGTCAGTGAAATGGCATCTAGGCCCCCCTCCTGCATGGACAAACACAGAGTTCCCTACAGGGGAGCATCGCAGGGGGCTCCTGGGACACCTATCCCTCTCCCTTCGTGGCACAGCTCCACTGGGGGCCCTGGCACGCACGAGAAGCCCAGAGGATGGTACCCTGATCAGTGGCCAAACGGGTAAAGGCAGATGGGGCAGAGCCTCTGGCTAGGACAGAAGAGCCTGTTCTGAGTCCCTGGGGGGCCCAGGGCAAGTCGCTGCCCATCTCAGGGCcatggtttcctcatctggaaaatggaggaATGCCAGCCCTGGGGTGCTGACCTCATGGAGGGTTCAAGGGAGAAAGGAGTGTGCAGCCATAATGGGACTGTAGCGCAGAGTCTCTAAGGCCCTGCGAGGCAGGCGgagtttttgttttagagaaagtCTCCCTccgtctcccagactggagtgcaatggcgtgatctcggctcactgcaatccccacctcctgggttcaagggattctcctgcctcagcttcccaagtagctgggattataggtgtgcaccaccatgcccagctaatttttgtattttttagtagagatggggtttcactgtgttggccaggctggtcttgaactcctgacctcaagtgatccacctgccttggccttccaaaacgctgggattacaggcgtgagccaccacaccatgcAGCAGGCGGAGTTCTCATCCGCACTTTCCAGAGGGGGAGGCAGGCTCAGAAAGGCCAGGCCGCCGGCCCGGGACCCCTCACTAGTGAGTATTGATACAAGATCAGCCCTGGAACCCGAGCACACTGGCAGCACCCCAGCTCAGGGTGCCTAAGGGCCAAGGGGATAAGGCCTCGCTCACCCTGTCCTCTACCCTGCCAGGAGGGGACCTCCAAGTTTGCCACCCTGGAGATGAACCCCAAGAGAGCCCAAAAACGGCCAAAGGAGACGGTGAGAGTGCCCAAGGCCACGGAGGGGCAGGGGGCCGCCTGGGGGTAGGGAGGAGGGCCGTTTCCTCTGTAGCCACGGTGCCCATGGGACCCATTAGAGGTGGCCTCCCCTGGACCCTAGCAGAGCCATGCTTGGATCAGCTGGTATCTGGGAAGAGCAGCTGCAGCCACAAAAGGACAGGCCTGGCAGAGCCGGCTCAGGCgggtgtggggctggggagggccaGGGGCCACACGACTCGGGAACCTGGCAtttcccagatgccagccaggGAGATGGCTAGAGGGAATCTGGGGGCCAGGGAGGCAGCGGGCCCCAGGAGGCCCCCAGAAAGGCCCCCCAGCTGTTCCAAGTGAGGCCAGttggggctgggggctgagggCTGAGAAAGCCTTCAGGGGAGGGGCCTTGCTCATCCTTCTACCCCAATGTCACAGGGCATCATCCAGGGCACCGTTCCCTACCTGGGCACATTCCTCACCGACCTGGTGATGCTGGATACCGCCATGAAGGACTATCTGTATGTGAGTGTGCCGGgcggggctggaggaggggagaCCTTCCCTGagccctgggggctgggctgccacGCCTGTCCCAGCAATGAGTAAACAGCTCAGTGCCCTGCTGGTGACACCCCAGGGCTGCCCAAACACAGAGCTGCAGCAGGGTTTGGCTGAGTGGGACACAGCCCGTCCCTCAGGCAGTGACCCTGAGCACAGAGGGAAGCCAGGCCCTCAAAGCTCAGGCGGCACGTGGTGGCTGAGCAGGGCCTTCTTGCCCAAGGCCTCAGTCCATTGTCCTTGGAGAGGGCTGGACAAGAAGTCCCCAAGCCTCTGCCCGCATGTCCCCTTGCCCTGGTGCCCAGCACCAGCTTCAGTCCGGGGGTGTGTGTGCCCTGCCCCCTTGTGGGCACTCTTGGTAGTGCAGCAAGAGGTAGGGAAGCTGTAATGGTCAAGGGGTCACTTTCTGATGGCCATTGGGTGTCCATCTTCCAGGGCAGACTCATCAACTTCGAGAAGAGGAGGAAGGTAAGCAGCTGCAGGCAGCCCTGACTTGAGGAGGGGTGGAAAACAGACCCACCAGGGTAGGACACTCGACTCCCACCCTCCCCCTTTTAGATTCATGGGACATTTGGAAAGAGAAGGGGGTCCCCTCCCActggagggtggggggaggaggttATAATCTAGGACCACCTCTTGGGGAATGGCTGTTTGAGCCCAGCTTTGAGAACAGGAAGGCCTGGATGGGAGTAGAGGG
The nucleotide sequence above comes from Symphalangus syndactylus isolate Jambi chromosome 3, NHGRI_mSymSyn1-v2.1_pri, whole genome shotgun sequence. Encoded proteins:
- the RALGDS gene encoding ral guanine nucleotide dissociation stimulator isoform X1 is translated as MAWYKREFLALPVTGAGMTATRVTPGLGTRVLHSTRACRRQAHWQRASRRAQSPPGSRPTMAREAGQVCARPAVPRGRKGSVFFACVSVVTARRRAIARRAALQSLTPWLAPLPAPATTESSTQEIDEELINGVIYSISLRKVQLHHGANKGQRWLGYENESALNLYETCKVRTVKAGTLEKLVEHLVPAFQGSDLSYVTIFLCTYRAFTTTQQVLDLLFKRYGRCDALTASSRYGCVLPYSDEDGGPQDQLKNAISSILGTWLDQYSEDFCQPPDFPCLKQLVAYVQLNMPGSDLERRAHLLLAQLEHSEPIEAEPEALSPVPALKPTPELELALTPARAPSPVPAAASEPEPAPTPAPGSELEVAPAPAPELQQAPVPAPDQDPPPDQDPAPSQTLELEPAPAPVPSLEPSWPSPVVAENGLSEEKPHLLMFPPDLVAEQFTLMDAELFKKVVPYHCLGSIWSQRDKKGKEHLAPTIRATVTQFNNVANCVITTCLGDRSTKAPDRARVVEHWIEVARECRILKNFSSLYAILSALQSNSIHRLKKTWEDVSRDSFRIFQKLSAIFSDENNYSLSRELLIKEGTSKFATLEMNPKRAQKRPKETGIIQGTVPYLGTFLTDLVMLDTAMKDYLYGRLINFEKRRKEFEVIAQIKLLQSACNNYSIAPDEQFGAWFRATERLSETESYNLSCELEPPSESASNTLRTKKNTAIVKRWSDRQAPSTELSTSGSSHSKSCDQLRCGPYLSSGDVADALSVHSAGSSSSDVEEINISFVPESPDGQEKKFWESASQSSPETSGISSASSSTSSSSASTTPVAATRTHKRSVSGLCNSSSALPLYNQQVGDCCIIRVSLDVDNGNMYKSILVTSQDKAPAVIRKAMDKHNLEEEEPEDYELLQILSDDRKLKIPENANVFYAMNSTANYDFVLKKRTFTKGVKVKHGASSTLPRMKQKGLKIAKGIF
- the RALGDS gene encoding ral guanine nucleotide dissociation stimulator isoform X5 — its product is MCLWGRSTAPAHTQSSLPLLFCSLPCALRLQPGTGHPPGQGPRKSSTQEIDEELINGVIYSISLRKVQLHHGANKGQRWLGYENESALNLYETCKVRTVKAGTLEKLVEHLVPAFQGSDLSYVTIFLCTYRAFTTTQQVLDLLFKRYGRCDALTASSRYGCVLPYSDEDGGPQDQLKNAISSILGTWLDQYSEDFCQPPDFPCLKQLVAYVQLNMPGSDLERRAHLLLAQLEHSEPIEAEPEALSPVPALKPTPELELALTPARAPSPVPAAASEPEPAPTPAPGSELEVAPAPAPELQQAPVPAPDQDPPPDQDPAPSQTLELEPAPAPVPSLEPSWPSPVVAENGLSEEKPHLLMFPPDLVAEQFTLMDAELFKKVVPYHCLGSIWSQRDKKGKEHLAPTIRATVTQFNNVANCVITTCLGDRSTKAPDRARVVEHWIEVARECRILKNFSSLYAILSALQSNSIHRLKKTWEDVSRDSFRIFQKLSAIFSDENNYSLSRELLIKEGTSKFATLEMNPKRAQKRPKETGIIQGTVPYLGTFLTDLVMLDTAMKDYLYGRLINFEKRRKEFEVIAQIKLLQSACNNYSIAPDEQFGAWFRATERLSETESYNLSCELEPPSESASNTLRTKKNTAIVKRWSDRQAPSTELSTSGSSHSKSCDQLRCGPYLSSGDVADALSVHSAGSSSSDVEEINISFVPESPDGQEKKFWESASQSSPETSGISSASSSTSSSSASTTPVAATRTHKRSVSGLCNSSSALPLYNQQVGDCCIIRVSLDVDNGNMYKSILVTSQDKAPAVIRKAMDKHNLEEEEPEDYELLQILSDDRKLKIPENANVFYAMNSTANYDFVLKKRTFTKGVKVKHGASSTLPRMKQKGLKIAKGIF
- the RALGDS gene encoding ral guanine nucleotide dissociation stimulator isoform X2, coding for MAWYKREFLALPVTGAGMTATRVTPGLGTRVLHSTRACRRQAHWQRASRRAQSPPGSRPTMAREAGQVCARPAVPRGRKGSVFFACVSVVTARRRAIARRAALQSLTPWLAPLPAPATTESSTQEIDEELINGVIYSISLRKVQLHHGANKGQRWLGYENESALNLYETCKVRTVKAGTLEKLVEHLVPAFQGSDLSYVTIFLCTYRAFTTTQQVLDLLFKRYGCVLPYSDEDGGPQDQLKNAISSILGTWLDQYSEDFCQPPDFPCLKQLVAYVQLNMPGSDLERRAHLLLAQLEHSEPIEAEPEALSPVPALKPTPELELALTPARAPSPVPAAASEPEPAPTPAPGSELEVAPAPAPELQQAPVPAPDQDPPPDQDPAPSQTLELEPAPAPVPSLEPSWPSPVVAENGLSEEKPHLLMFPPDLVAEQFTLMDAELFKKVVPYHCLGSIWSQRDKKGKEHLAPTIRATVTQFNNVANCVITTCLGDRSTKAPDRARVVEHWIEVARECRILKNFSSLYAILSALQSNSIHRLKKTWEDVSRDSFRIFQKLSAIFSDENNYSLSRELLIKEGTSKFATLEMNPKRAQKRPKETGIIQGTVPYLGTFLTDLVMLDTAMKDYLYGRLINFEKRRKEFEVIAQIKLLQSACNNYSIAPDEQFGAWFRATERLSETESYNLSCELEPPSESASNTLRTKKNTAIVKRWSDRQAPSTELSTSGSSHSKSCDQLRCGPYLSSGDVADALSVHSAGSSSSDVEEINISFVPESPDGQEKKFWESASQSSPETSGISSASSSTSSSSASTTPVAATRTHKRSVSGLCNSSSALPLYNQQVGDCCIIRVSLDVDNGNMYKSILVTSQDKAPAVIRKAMDKHNLEEEEPEDYELLQILSDDRKLKIPENANVFYAMNSTANYDFVLKKRTFTKGVKVKHGASSTLPRMKQKGLKIAKGIF
- the RALGDS gene encoding ral guanine nucleotide dissociation stimulator isoform X7; translation: MMVDCQSSTQEIDEELINGVIYSISLRKVQLHHGANKGQRWLGYENESALNLYETCKVRTVKAGTLEKLVEHLVPAFQGSDLSYVTIFLCTYRAFTTTQQVLDLLFKRYGRCDALTASSRYGCVLPYSDEDGGPQDQLKNAISSILGTWLDQYSEDFCQPPDFPCLKQLVAYVQLNMPGSDLERRAHLLLAQLEHSEPIEAEPEALSPVPALKPTPELELALTPARAPSPVPAAASEPEPAPTPAPGSELEVAPAPAPELQQAPVPAPDQDPPPDQDPAPSQTLELEPAPAPVPSLEPSWPSPVVAENGLSEEKPHLLMFPPDLVAEQFTLMDAELFKKVVPYHCLGSIWSQRDKKGKEHLAPTIRATVTQFNNVANCVITTCLGDRSTKAPDRARVVEHWIEVARECRILKNFSSLYAILSALQSNSIHRLKKTWEDVSRDSFRIFQKLSAIFSDENNYSLSRELLIKEGTSKFATLEMNPKRAQKRPKETGIIQGTVPYLGTFLTDLVMLDTAMKDYLYGRLINFEKRRKEFEVIAQIKLLQSACNNYSIAPDEQFGAWFRATERLSETESYNLSCELEPPSESASNTLRTKKNTAIVKRWSDRQAPSTELSTSGSSHSKSCDQLRCGPYLSSGDVADALSVHSAGSSSSDVEEINISFVPESPDGQEKKFWESASQSSPETSGISSASSSTSSSSASTTPVAATRTHKRSVSGLCNSSSALPLYNQQVGDCCIIRVSLDVDNGNMYKSILVTSQDKAPAVIRKAMDKHNLEEEEPEDYELLQILSDDRKLKIPENANVFYAMNSTANYDFVLKKRTFTKGVKVKHGASSTLPRMKQKGLKIAKGIF
- the RALGDS gene encoding ral guanine nucleotide dissociation stimulator isoform X6, which encodes MCLWGRSTAPAHTQSSLPLLFCSLPCALRLQPGTGHPPGQGPRKSSTQEIDEELINGVIYSISLRKVQLHHGANKGQRWLGYENESALNLYETCKVRTVKAGTLEKLVEHLVPAFQGSDLSYVTIFLCTYRAFTTTQQVLDLLFKRYGCVLPYSDEDGGPQDQLKNAISSILGTWLDQYSEDFCQPPDFPCLKQLVAYVQLNMPGSDLERRAHLLLAQLEHSEPIEAEPEALSPVPALKPTPELELALTPARAPSPVPAAASEPEPAPTPAPGSELEVAPAPAPELQQAPVPAPDQDPPPDQDPAPSQTLELEPAPAPVPSLEPSWPSPVVAENGLSEEKPHLLMFPPDLVAEQFTLMDAELFKKVVPYHCLGSIWSQRDKKGKEHLAPTIRATVTQFNNVANCVITTCLGDRSTKAPDRARVVEHWIEVARECRILKNFSSLYAILSALQSNSIHRLKKTWEDVSRDSFRIFQKLSAIFSDENNYSLSRELLIKEGTSKFATLEMNPKRAQKRPKETGIIQGTVPYLGTFLTDLVMLDTAMKDYLYGRLINFEKRRKEFEVIAQIKLLQSACNNYSIAPDEQFGAWFRATERLSETESYNLSCELEPPSESASNTLRTKKNTAIVKRWSDRQAPSTELSTSGSSHSKSCDQLRCGPYLSSGDVADALSVHSAGSSSSDVEEINISFVPESPDGQEKKFWESASQSSPETSGISSASSSTSSSSASTTPVAATRTHKRSVSGLCNSSSALPLYNQQVGDCCIIRVSLDVDNGNMYKSILVTSQDKAPAVIRKAMDKHNLEEEEPEDYELLQILSDDRKLKIPENANVFYAMNSTANYDFVLKKRTFTKGVKVKHGASSTLPRMKQKGLKIAKGIF